One genomic segment of Hydrocarboniclastica marina includes these proteins:
- the rnk gene encoding nucleoside diphosphate kinase regulator, which translates to MARLPTIVVTHQDYDRLRSLLDKADPDDTTVESLEEELNRATLVNRAELPDDVVAMGCRVAFRNENTGREHEMELVYPHELQSGSDRISILAPAGAALLGLKVGAVIDWPMQGREPLQIRILSIAHPLAA; encoded by the coding sequence ATGGCCCGTTTGCCGACAATTGTAGTGACTCACCAAGACTATGACCGCCTCAGGTCTTTGCTGGACAAAGCTGACCCGGACGATACGACTGTGGAAAGCCTTGAGGAGGAACTGAACCGCGCAACGCTCGTCAATCGGGCAGAACTTCCTGACGATGTAGTAGCCATGGGATGCCGTGTGGCTTTCAGGAATGAAAACACCGGCCGCGAACATGAAATGGAGCTCGTGTATCCCCACGAACTGCAGTCCGGCTCAGACAGGATATCTATTCTCGCACCCGCGGGCGCAGCCCTGCTGGGACTGAAAGTGGGGGCAGTAATTGACTGGCCCATGCAGGGCCGGGAGCCATTACAGATCCGGATACTGAGCATTGCGCATCCGCTGGCAGCCTAA
- a CDS encoding FAD-dependent oxidoreductase, which translates to MRNKGKLILLAAIVMAVLGFFIFGLGQYLSLETLKAQQQALTEAIAANPFLASAAYLMGYIIITALSLPGATLMTLAGGALFGLVWGLVLVSFASAIGATLAFFASRYLFRDTLRKRYARQLKKIDEGVARDGAFYLASLRLVPIFPFFVINLMMGLTAMRSWTFYWVSQLAMLPGTLVYVNAGTQLAQVESLSGVLSTEVLLSLALLGLFPLLAKIVLAFINRRRLYKGLQRPDRFDYNLLVIGAGSGGLVSAYIGAAVKARVGLIEAHQMGGDCLHTGCVPSKALIKTSRLAQNFRQAERYGLVSMEPEIPFATVMERVQSVIEKVEPHDSVERYSKLGVECISGTARFIDPWTLGVEGASGTQRLTARSIVIATGGRPLLPPIPGIDEVTPLTSENIWQLRERPERLLVLGGGPVGSELAQAFARLGSKVIHIDRGGQLLSKEDPDVGEAVLDQFRRDGIDVRLNHNAARFAVESGQKVLYAEHDNTKVRIEFDEVLVALGRKANTQGLNLEAIQVEPTDKGTLPVAEDMSVRYPHIFACGDVAGPFQFTHTASYQAWFTAVNGLFGHFKRFRVDYSTIPWVTFTSPEVGRVGLSEAEATAQGVDYEVTRYALDDLDRAIAESEDHGFIKVLTAPGKDKILGAVVVGEHAGELLAEFVLAMKHGLGLNKILGTIHVYPTWNEGAKAAAGQWKQAHAPARLLKWLSRYHHFRLGRDGRSSNRTTDSSHP; encoded by the coding sequence ATGAGGAATAAAGGGAAACTGATTCTGCTCGCGGCCATTGTTATGGCGGTGCTCGGCTTCTTTATTTTTGGGCTGGGCCAGTACCTCTCTCTGGAAACCCTCAAGGCGCAGCAGCAGGCACTGACGGAAGCCATCGCAGCCAATCCGTTCCTGGCTTCGGCTGCCTATCTGATGGGATACATTATCATTACGGCCCTTTCGCTGCCCGGCGCCACCCTCATGACATTGGCCGGCGGCGCGCTGTTCGGGCTGGTTTGGGGCCTGGTGCTGGTGTCTTTCGCTTCGGCAATTGGCGCCACACTGGCTTTTTTTGCTTCCCGCTATCTTTTCCGCGACACGCTGCGAAAACGTTACGCCAGGCAACTGAAAAAAATTGATGAGGGTGTTGCCCGGGACGGCGCCTTTTACCTCGCCAGTCTGCGCCTGGTGCCCATTTTCCCTTTCTTTGTGATCAATCTGATGATGGGCCTGACCGCGATGCGGTCCTGGACGTTTTATTGGGTAAGCCAGCTTGCGATGCTGCCCGGCACGCTGGTCTACGTGAACGCGGGCACGCAGCTGGCACAGGTCGAGTCGCTGAGCGGCGTGTTGAGCACAGAAGTACTGCTGTCCCTGGCCTTGCTGGGGCTCTTTCCGCTTCTCGCCAAAATCGTGCTCGCGTTCATCAATCGACGTCGGCTGTACAAAGGCTTGCAGCGTCCCGACCGGTTTGACTACAACCTGTTGGTCATCGGCGCCGGCTCAGGCGGTCTGGTCTCGGCGTATATCGGTGCTGCGGTCAAGGCCCGGGTCGGATTGATTGAAGCGCATCAAATGGGTGGTGACTGCCTGCACACGGGCTGTGTCCCCTCAAAAGCACTGATCAAGACGAGCCGGCTGGCGCAGAATTTCCGCCAGGCCGAGCGTTACGGGCTGGTGTCCATGGAACCCGAGATTCCCTTTGCCACGGTGATGGAGCGGGTCCAGTCTGTGATTGAGAAGGTGGAGCCCCACGACTCCGTGGAGCGGTACAGCAAGCTGGGTGTTGAATGCATAAGCGGGACGGCCCGATTCATTGATCCGTGGACGCTGGGCGTTGAAGGTGCCAGCGGTACTCAACGGCTTACTGCTCGGAGTATCGTCATCGCCACAGGTGGGCGGCCGTTGCTTCCACCCATTCCGGGCATTGACGAGGTGACGCCGCTAACCTCCGAAAACATCTGGCAGCTGCGGGAGCGGCCCGAGCGCCTGCTGGTACTGGGCGGCGGGCCCGTCGGTTCAGAATTGGCCCAGGCCTTCGCCCGACTTGGCAGCAAGGTGATTCATATCGATCGAGGCGGACAACTGCTGTCCAAGGAAGACCCGGATGTCGGCGAGGCTGTGCTGGATCAGTTTCGCCGGGATGGCATCGATGTCAGGCTCAATCACAATGCCGCCCGCTTTGCCGTTGAATCCGGGCAGAAGGTTCTCTACGCGGAGCACGACAATACGAAGGTGCGTATTGAGTTCGACGAGGTTCTGGTCGCCCTCGGGCGCAAGGCCAACACCCAGGGCCTCAACCTTGAGGCTATACAGGTCGAACCCACCGATAAAGGCACGTTACCTGTGGCTGAAGATATGAGTGTCCGCTACCCACATATTTTTGCCTGCGGCGATGTCGCGGGGCCTTTCCAGTTTACCCATACCGCGTCGTACCAGGCCTGGTTCACCGCCGTGAACGGGCTATTCGGCCACTTCAAGCGTTTCCGGGTCGACTATTCCACGATCCCGTGGGTAACGTTCACCAGCCCGGAGGTGGGCCGGGTCGGACTGAGCGAAGCGGAGGCAACTGCCCAGGGGGTAGACTACGAGGTTACCCGCTACGCCCTGGATGACCTGGACCGGGCGATTGCCGAGAGCGAGGATCATGGCTTCATCAAAGTCCTGACCGCGCCAGGAAAAGACAAGATACTGGGCGCTGTGGTGGTGGGCGAACACGCCGGCGAGTTGTTGGCGGAGTTTGTCCTGGCGATGAAGCACGGTCTTGGTCTGAACAAGATCCTCGGCACGATCCATGTCTATCCCACCTGGAACGAGGGGGCCAAGGCGGCGGCAGGGCAGTGGAAGCAGGCGCACGCGCCAGCGCGGCTGCTGAAGTGGCTGAGCCGTTACCACCACTTTCGGCTTGGCCGGGACGGCAGGTCATCAAACAGAACCACGGATTCCAGTCATCCTTGA
- a CDS encoding phospholipase D-like domain-containing protein — MLFTLSLMTAVFVATAIYFVVSRRRSLPAINLHLERIPPIEHGLRQLAGLTGGALYEGNKAQVYQDGDLLDALYDAIENARSTVHLESYVWNRGRTEREFVELLCRKSEEGVVVRVLVDTVGAMNASGQQLNLLRESGVSVGFYHRIIRFNIHRLNNRTHRKLLIVDGKVGFTFGHGIRDEWRGHGQDEQHWRDTGVQLEGPVVCPLQALFAEDWIEATGSPPLDEGCFLEPRQQGTVTSHVVSSSTAGGHSSVALLYMLAIASARHEIIIQNPYFVPAPALPDLLEKMVARGVKVRVMIPDRHSDSPIVRRAGQRLYQRLLRAGIDFYLYEKTFLHQKIVIIDGVWSHIGSTNLDARSLALNTEAGVGLMDKDIAAQLKEAFERDLQHCRKLTLEQWSKRPRRQRVLDWCAYQLKGQI, encoded by the coding sequence ATGCTTTTTACGTTGTCTCTGATGACAGCCGTGTTTGTTGCGACCGCGATCTACTTCGTTGTATCGCGTCGAAGATCACTTCCCGCTATTAACCTTCATCTGGAGCGTATACCGCCAATCGAGCATGGGCTCAGACAGCTTGCCGGCCTTACCGGTGGCGCTCTTTACGAGGGCAATAAAGCCCAGGTCTATCAGGATGGTGACCTGTTGGACGCGCTTTATGACGCGATCGAAAATGCCCGCAGTACCGTCCACCTTGAGTCCTACGTGTGGAACAGAGGCAGGACCGAACGCGAGTTCGTCGAACTGCTGTGCAGAAAATCAGAGGAAGGCGTTGTCGTGCGAGTGCTGGTAGACACCGTCGGCGCTATGAATGCATCCGGGCAACAGCTGAACCTGCTGCGAGAAAGCGGCGTGTCGGTAGGGTTCTACCACCGCATCATACGGTTCAATATCCACCGTCTGAATAACCGCACACACCGCAAGCTGCTCATTGTTGATGGCAAAGTGGGATTCACGTTCGGCCACGGCATCCGTGATGAGTGGCGCGGCCACGGTCAGGATGAGCAACACTGGCGTGATACCGGCGTACAGTTGGAAGGGCCTGTGGTCTGTCCGCTCCAGGCTCTTTTTGCAGAAGACTGGATAGAGGCGACGGGCTCGCCACCCCTCGATGAAGGGTGTTTTCTGGAGCCGCGGCAGCAGGGAACCGTCACGAGCCACGTGGTCAGCAGCTCAACCGCTGGGGGGCACTCATCAGTCGCGCTGCTGTACATGCTGGCCATCGCCAGCGCTCGCCATGAGATCATCATCCAGAACCCGTACTTTGTGCCAGCGCCGGCGTTGCCCGACCTCCTTGAGAAGATGGTCGCCAGAGGCGTCAAGGTGCGCGTCATGATTCCGGACCGTCACTCCGACAGCCCAATTGTCCGCCGGGCTGGCCAGCGGCTGTACCAGCGGCTGCTACGCGCCGGTATAGACTTCTACCTGTACGAAAAAACGTTTCTGCACCAGAAAATTGTCATTATCGACGGCGTCTGGTCCCACATAGGCTCGACTAATCTCGATGCGCGCTCGCTGGCCCTCAACACTGAAGCGGGCGTCGGGCTCATGGACAAGGACATCGCGGCGCAGCTAAAAGAAGCGTTCGAACGGGACCTGCAACACTGCCGCAAACTGACGCTCGAGCAGTGGAGCAAACGACCGCGGCGCCAGCGTGTGCTCGATTGGTGCGCCTATCAGCTCAAGGGTCAGATCTAG
- a CDS encoding KGG domain-containing protein — MANDKDDNRGFASMDKEKQREIASKGGKAAHEKGSAHEFDSEEASKAGKKGGQNSHRND, encoded by the coding sequence ATGGCTAACGATAAAGACGATAACCGTGGTTTTGCTTCAATGGACAAGGAGAAGCAGAGAGAGATCGCCAGCAAAGGCGGTAAGGCAGCCCATGAGAAGGGCAGTGCTCACGAGTTTGACTCAGAAGAGGCCAGCAAGGCCGGTAAAAAAGGTGGCCAGAACAGTCACAGAAATGACTGA
- a CDS encoding LysE/ArgO family amino acid transporter has protein sequence MGALLSGFFLGLSLIVAIGAQNAFVLKQGIRKEHVFWVCLVCALSDAILISFGVLGFSFVLQKISWLQPVMLFAGVLFLVGYGARSLWAGLTHDNESLAPSAHEPAPLKQTLAVCLAITWLNPHVYLDTVVLMGTVSAQFAGEHLKFLTGAVSASFLFFFSLGYGSTFLGALFRKPLAWKVLDIAIGLVMWAIAYRLVSEFVGFDVF, from the coding sequence ATGGGCGCGTTACTTTCGGGTTTTTTTCTTGGTTTGTCCCTCATTGTCGCCATTGGCGCGCAGAATGCGTTTGTGCTCAAGCAGGGTATCCGAAAAGAGCATGTTTTCTGGGTATGCCTGGTTTGCGCGTTATCGGATGCGATACTCATTTCCTTTGGCGTGCTCGGATTTTCCTTCGTTCTGCAGAAAATCTCATGGCTCCAGCCGGTCATGCTGTTCGCCGGTGTTCTGTTTCTCGTGGGGTATGGCGCGAGAAGCTTATGGGCGGGCCTTACCCACGACAATGAGTCCCTGGCGCCCAGCGCCCATGAGCCCGCGCCGCTCAAGCAGACGCTGGCAGTCTGCCTGGCGATCACCTGGCTGAACCCCCACGTCTATCTGGATACGGTGGTCCTGATGGGCACGGTGTCCGCCCAGTTCGCTGGCGAGCACCTGAAGTTCCTGACAGGCGCCGTATCCGCATCGTTCCTGTTCTTTTTCTCGCTGGGCTATGGGTCGACTTTTCTGGGCGCACTCTTCAGGAAACCGCTTGCGTGGAAGGTGCTTGATATTGCTATAGGCCTGGTCATGTGGGCGATCGCGTATCGTCTTGTCAGCGAGTTCGTTGGTTTTGACGTGTTCTAA
- a CDS encoding haloacid dehalogenase type II: MTKHLVFDVNETLLDVSALDPLFERLFGGSATRQEWFLTLQENWLTATIVDDYRPFGELAKSALAMVGRRRNIKVTSADEQSLINGIMTLPAHEDVAEALELLNSKGFTLAALTNSTLTAARKQLASAQLSVYFEHILSVDEVQRYKPAAEPYRMAARRLGVGTGEITMVAAHAWDITGAAAAGCRTAFVARPGKVINPAGAQPDYFGKTVLEVAQKL, from the coding sequence ATGACAAAGCACCTGGTCTTCGACGTCAACGAGACGCTACTGGATGTGAGTGCGCTTGACCCGTTGTTTGAGCGACTTTTTGGGGGCAGCGCCACCCGGCAGGAGTGGTTTCTCACACTGCAGGAAAACTGGCTGACCGCAACGATTGTGGATGACTATCGGCCCTTTGGCGAACTCGCGAAAAGCGCTCTTGCCATGGTCGGCCGCCGCCGGAACATCAAGGTGACCAGCGCAGACGAGCAGAGCCTGATCAATGGCATCATGACCCTTCCGGCCCATGAGGATGTGGCCGAAGCGCTGGAGTTGCTGAACAGCAAGGGCTTCACGCTGGCGGCCCTGACCAACAGCACGCTCACTGCGGCCCGAAAGCAGCTCGCGTCGGCTCAGCTCTCGGTTTACTTCGAGCACATTCTTTCAGTGGACGAAGTACAACGCTATAAACCCGCCGCTGAACCCTATCGGATGGCCGCCAGACGTCTTGGGGTCGGTACCGGTGAAATAACCATGGTAGCGGCGCATGCCTGGGATATCACTGGCGCGGCCGCCGCTGGCTGCCGCACAGCATTTGTCGCCCGGCCGGGCAAGGTGATCAACCCGGCGGGGGCGCAGCCCGACTACTTCGGCAAAACTGTCCTGGAAGTCGCGCAGAAACTGTAA